Proteins from a single region of Desulfovibrio sp.:
- the aat gene encoding leucyl/phenylalanyl-tRNA--protein transferase: METIFAALAAQFPPLEAAREDGLLCFGGDLRPERLLAAYSRGIFPWYETGQPILWWSPNPRCVLPLEDFRLPARSARALRQKPFELTLDAAFGRVIRACAQARTPHGGTWLTPAMIEAYDRLHALGFAHSVEAWRDGELAGGLYGVGFGRVFFGESMFHVVSEASRAALGGLVGLLRLRGVTLLDCQQETPHIMKMGGVLLPREVFMQRLRQALAPPADAEPGVGLPSTEHVICGDALHKVTDEQVWQPWRERYDYSLSSGAWASRS, encoded by the coding sequence GTGGAGACCATCTTCGCGGCACTGGCCGCCCAGTTTCCTCCGCTTGAAGCGGCCCGTGAAGACGGCCTGCTCTGCTTTGGGGGCGATCTGCGGCCTGAGCGCTTGCTGGCGGCCTACAGCCGGGGGATTTTTCCCTGGTACGAGACCGGGCAGCCCATACTCTGGTGGTCGCCAAATCCGCGATGCGTGCTGCCGCTGGAGGATTTTCGCCTTCCTGCCCGCAGTGCCCGCGCCTTACGGCAAAAGCCCTTTGAACTCACCCTTGACGCGGCCTTTGGCAGGGTCATACGGGCCTGCGCCCAGGCGCGCACGCCCCACGGCGGCACATGGCTCACGCCTGCCATGATTGAGGCCTATGACCGCCTGCACGCCTTGGGTTTTGCCCACAGCGTGGAGGCCTGGCGCGATGGAGAACTGGCCGGTGGCCTGTACGGCGTGGGCTTTGGCAGGGTGTTTTTTGGCGAATCCATGTTTCATGTTGTTTCCGAGGCCTCGCGCGCGGCCCTGGGCGGTCTTGTGGGCCTGCTGCGCCTGCGCGGCGTGACCTTGCTGGATTGCCAGCAGGAAACCCCGCACATCATGAAGATGGGCGGGGTTCTTCTGCCTCGAGAGGTCTTTATGCAAAGGCTGCGGCAAGCTCTGGCGCCCCCTGCGGATGCGGAACCCGGCGTCGGACTGCCCTCAACGGAGCATGTCATCTGCGGGGATGCACTCCACAAGGTGACTGACGAGCAGGTCTGGCAGCCCTGGCGTGAACGCTATGACTATTCGCTGTCCAGCGGAGCGTGGGCTTCCAGATCGTAA
- the clpA gene encoding ATP-dependent Clp protease ATP-binding subunit ClpA yields the protein MLSKSVQSVIRDALMEAHRRRHDLLTVEHVLFALTNSMRGRILLEGSGASVAVLREQLEEFFNREMEVVPLAGNYEVAQTEGVQRVLERALNHIRSAGRDTVELGDLLISIMDEEESYAHYYLRKQGVERLDVLTFVSHGMDEGGGSTGAGQGGDADDKEGKADPLAQYAVDLTARAREGKIDPLVGRVNELDRAVEVLCRRRKNNPLFVGDPGVGKTALAEGLALRIVEGNVPEMFAKAQLFALDMGLLLAGTRYRGDFESRLKAVVQRLMEIPDAILFIDEIHTIVGAGSTSGGSMDASNLLKPMLANGDLRCIGSTTYEEFRNHFEKDRALARRFQRIDLTEPNIEECLAILQGLEKRYADFHKVKYSPTAIKAMVDLTARHVRDRLLPDKAIDVLDESGAAVRLGRGVQTGARKQPASGKSAAGGKTARPTVGVADVERIVARMAGIPVRTVSGTERNRLASLEKDLKELVFGQDPAIELTVRAILRARAGLGQEQRPAGAFLFYGPTGVGKTEVARSLAKLMGVEFLRYDMSEYMEKHSVSRLIGAPPGYVGFDQGGLLTEAVRKAPYSVVLLDEVEKAHPDIFNVLLQVMDYATLTDNTGRKTDFSHVILIMTSNAGAFDMSRPAMGFGGASRQDAAHKGLKAVENTFSPEFRNRLDALVPFGSLTEDMMLRIVDKFVGEITHSLEQRNVQLDLSTSARQWLARKGFDPTMGARPLRRLLRTELEDKLAHELLFGSLAKGGSARLDVVNDALVLEAIGAAAKTPARAATAKKAKSAKSAAAGTTEKSVSAKGTTGTSGKSGLSAKSGQSGKPGNAKGKAGKPGKSGGKSRARSKAGSSTTTETQGKTETQGKAGAAKSEKAAKKPPKSKV from the coding sequence TGAACGCGCCTTGAACCATATCCGTTCCGCCGGTCGCGACACCGTGGAACTGGGCGATCTGCTCATTTCCATCATGGACGAAGAAGAAAGCTATGCCCACTACTATCTGCGCAAGCAGGGTGTGGAGCGCCTGGATGTGCTGACGTTCGTGTCGCACGGCATGGACGAAGGCGGCGGCTCCACGGGCGCTGGCCAGGGCGGCGACGCTGATGACAAGGAAGGCAAGGCCGATCCTTTGGCCCAGTATGCCGTTGACCTTACCGCCCGCGCCCGCGAGGGCAAGATAGACCCCCTGGTGGGCCGCGTGAACGAGCTTGACCGCGCGGTGGAAGTGCTGTGCCGTCGCCGCAAAAACAATCCGCTTTTTGTGGGCGATCCCGGCGTGGGCAAGACTGCCCTGGCCGAGGGGCTCGCTTTGCGCATTGTTGAGGGCAACGTGCCGGAAATGTTCGCCAAGGCCCAGCTGTTCGCCCTGGACATGGGGCTTTTGCTGGCGGGCACCCGCTACAGGGGCGACTTTGAAAGCCGCCTCAAGGCTGTGGTGCAGCGTTTGATGGAAATCCCGGACGCCATTTTGTTTATTGACGAAATTCACACCATTGTGGGGGCAGGCTCCACATCAGGCGGCTCCATGGACGCCTCCAACCTGCTCAAGCCCATGCTGGCCAACGGCGATCTGCGCTGCATCGGCTCCACGACCTATGAAGAGTTTCGCAACCATTTTGAAAAAGACCGTGCCCTGGCCCGGCGGTTCCAGCGCATAGACCTTACGGAACCGAACATTGAGGAATGCCTCGCCATCCTTCAGGGGCTTGAAAAGCGCTATGCCGACTTCCATAAGGTCAAGTACAGTCCGACGGCCATCAAGGCCATGGTAGATCTGACGGCCCGGCATGTGCGCGATCGCCTGCTGCCTGACAAGGCCATTGACGTGCTGGACGAATCCGGCGCTGCCGTCCGTCTTGGGCGTGGCGTACAGACCGGCGCTCGCAAACAGCCTGCGAGCGGCAAATCCGCTGCGGGCGGCAAAACGGCGCGCCCCACGGTGGGCGTGGCCGACGTGGAACGCATTGTGGCGCGTATGGCGGGCATTCCCGTGCGTACCGTATCCGGCACGGAACGCAACCGTCTTGCGTCGCTTGAAAAAGACCTCAAGGAGCTTGTGTTCGGTCAGGATCCGGCCATCGAGCTTACGGTGCGGGCCATTCTGCGCGCCCGTGCAGGTCTTGGGCAGGAGCAGCGCCCGGCAGGAGCCTTTTTGTTCTACGGCCCCACTGGCGTGGGCAAGACGGAAGTGGCCCGCAGCCTTGCCAAGCTCATGGGCGTGGAATTTTTGCGCTATGACATGAGCGAATATATGGAAAAGCATTCGGTGTCGCGTCTTATCGGCGCGCCTCCAGGCTATGTGGGCTTTGACCAGGGCGGCCTGCTCACCGAGGCCGTGCGCAAGGCTCCGTATTCCGTAGTGTTGCTGGACGAAGTGGAAAAGGCGCACCCCGACATCTTCAACGTGCTGCTGCAGGTGATGGATTACGCCACCCTGACCGACAATACGGGCAGAAAAACGGATTTCTCGCACGTGATCCTGATCATGACCTCCAATGCCGGGGCCTTCGACATGTCGCGTCCGGCCATGGGGTTCGGCGGCGCGTCGCGGCAGGATGCGGCCCACAAGGGCCTCAAGGCTGTGGAAAATACCTTCAGCCCCGAATTCCGCAACAGGCTCGACGCCCTCGTGCCTTTTGGCAGCCTGACCGAGGACATGATGCTGCGCATCGTGGACAAGTTTGTTGGGGAGATCACCCACAGCCTTGAACAGCGGAACGTGCAGCTTGATCTGAGCACGAGCGCCCGGCAATGGCTGGCCCGCAAGGGCTTTGACCCCACCATGGGCGCAAGGCCGCTGCGGCGTCTGCTGCGCACGGAGCTGGAAGACAAACTGGCTCACGAACTGCTGTTCGGTTCGCTCGCCAAGGGGGGCAGCGCGCGGCTTGATGTTGTGAATGACGCGCTTGTGCTCGAAGCGATTGGTGCGGCAGCAAAGACGCCCGCCAGGGCGGCCACTGCCAAAAAGGCCAAAAGCGCCAAATCCGCCGCTGCCGGCACGACTGAAAAGTCCGTCAGCGCCAAGGGCACGACTGGCACATCCGGTAAATCAGGTTTGTCGGCCAAATCGGGACAGTCCGGTAAGCCCGGCAACGCCAAGGGCAAGGCTGGCAAGCCCGGTAAATCCGGCGGCAAGTCCCGCGCCAGGAGTAAAGCAGGCTCTTCGACCACGACGGAAACCCAGGGCAAGACTGAAACCCAGGGCAAGGCTGGCGCTGCAAAAAGTGAAAAAGCAGCCAAAAAGCCGCCCAAGAGCAAGGTTTGA